In Halosegnis marinus, one genomic interval encodes:
- the argS gene encoding arginine--tRNA ligase, producing MFIPFRREVASALSDAMAACGYPDDDLGIEEPPEGVDAVLASSAAFRLAGEAGAPPPEVAAELAEAVDLADAEYVADATPQGPYVNFTPSEAYFADALAVREEAGRLEPTGDSVVVEHTSANPTGPVHVGRARNPIIGDAVANLLDYAGDDVERHYYVNDAGRQMAVFTWAYERFDESDLPEPERDRIEYDLVRYYRKGNEFLENADPDAVEAAEAEIEAILQGLEAGDEATYERVGEVVDGVLSGMKACLARLPAEFDEFVKETRFMRNGATDDVVARLKELDEAVYEEEAWQLDLDGFEKHLVFLRSDGTSLYTTRDLAHHEWKFDNYDRAVTVLGEDHKLQAGQLREALDLLGNDTDQLSSVIYSYVNLPEGKMSTRAGTGVDLDDLLDEAVERARGEVESRIDDRTRNDLDDDDIERIARQVGIGAVRYDIVSKQPTKAITFEWDRALDFEAQSAPYVQYVHARCCGILDDAGAVPDDADVSVLTEPEERDLLRDVARFTGVVDGAAADLEPHRVATFTREFAETFNAFYRECQVLSAEDPDVREARVALVAAARHTMANALDVLGVEAPESM from the coding sequence ATGTTCATCCCCTTCCGTCGCGAGGTCGCGTCGGCCCTGTCGGACGCCATGGCGGCGTGCGGCTACCCCGACGACGACCTCGGTATCGAGGAGCCGCCCGAGGGCGTCGACGCCGTGCTCGCCTCGTCGGCCGCGTTCCGGCTGGCGGGCGAGGCCGGCGCGCCCCCGCCGGAGGTCGCCGCCGAACTCGCCGAGGCCGTCGACCTCGCGGACGCCGAGTACGTCGCCGACGCGACGCCGCAGGGCCCGTACGTGAACTTCACGCCGAGCGAGGCGTACTTCGCGGACGCGCTCGCCGTGCGCGAGGAGGCAGGGCGGCTGGAGCCGACGGGCGACTCGGTCGTCGTCGAACACACCTCCGCGAACCCGACCGGCCCGGTCCACGTCGGCCGGGCGCGCAATCCGATTATCGGGGACGCCGTCGCCAACCTCCTCGACTACGCCGGCGACGACGTGGAGCGCCACTACTACGTCAACGACGCCGGCCGGCAGATGGCCGTCTTCACGTGGGCCTACGAGCGGTTCGACGAGTCGGATCTCCCCGAGCCCGAGCGCGACCGCATCGAGTACGACCTCGTGCGCTACTACCGGAAGGGGAACGAGTTCCTGGAGAACGCCGATCCCGACGCCGTCGAGGCCGCCGAGGCCGAGATAGAGGCCATCCTGCAGGGGCTGGAGGCGGGCGACGAGGCGACCTACGAGCGCGTCGGCGAGGTGGTCGACGGGGTACTCTCCGGCATGAAGGCGTGCCTGGCGCGGCTCCCCGCGGAGTTCGACGAGTTCGTCAAGGAGACGCGGTTCATGCGGAACGGCGCTACCGACGACGTGGTCGCACGCCTGAAGGAACTGGACGAGGCCGTCTACGAGGAGGAGGCGTGGCAGCTCGACCTCGACGGCTTCGAGAAGCACCTCGTCTTCCTCCGCTCGGACGGCACCTCGCTGTACACGACCCGCGACCTCGCCCACCACGAGTGGAAGTTCGACAACTACGACCGGGCCGTCACCGTGCTCGGCGAGGACCACAAACTGCAGGCCGGCCAACTGCGCGAGGCGCTCGACCTCCTGGGCAACGACACCGACCAGCTCTCCTCGGTCATCTACTCGTACGTGAACCTCCCCGAGGGGAAGATGTCCACCCGCGCGGGGACGGGCGTGGACCTCGACGACCTGCTTGACGAGGCCGTCGAGCGCGCCCGCGGCGAGGTGGAGTCGCGCATCGACGACCGGACGCGCAACGACCTCGACGACGACGATATCGAGCGCATCGCCCGGCAGGTCGGTATCGGGGCGGTCCGCTACGACATCGTCTCCAAACAGCCGACGAAGGCCATCACCTTCGAGTGGGACCGCGCGCTCGACTTCGAGGCGCAGTCCGCGCCGTACGTCCAGTACGTCCACGCGCGCTGTTGTGGCATCCTCGACGACGCCGGGGCGGTTCCCGACGACGCCGACGTGTCCGTCCTGACCGAGCCGGAGGAGCGCGACCTGCTGCGCGACGTGGCGCGCTTCACCGGCGTGGTCGACGGGGCCGCCGCCGACCTCGAGCCCCACCGCGTCGCCACCTTTACGCGGGAGTTCGCCGAGACGTTCAACGCCTTCTACCGGGAGTGTCAGGTGCTCTCGGCGGAGGACCCGGACGTCAGGGAGGCGCGCGTCGCGCTCGTGGCCGCGGCTCGCCACACGATGGCGAACGCGCTCGACGTGCTCGGCGTCGAGGCCCCGGAGTCGATGTGA
- the prf1 gene encoding peptide chain release factor aRF-1 has product MSQQEQSDKQKYEFRRVIEELQEYEGSGTQLVSIYVPEDRQISDVAAHITQEHSEASNIKSKQTRTAVQDALTSLKDRLKYYKTPPENGMVMFSGAINTGGGQTDMVTKVLESPPDPVESFRYHCDSAFLTEPLEHMLADKGLFGLVVLDRREANVGWLKGKRVEPVKSASSLVPGKQRKGGQSAQRFARLRLEAIDNFYQEVAEMADDLFVPKRHEMDGVLVGGPSPTKDEFLDGDYLHHELQDIVLGKFDVSYTDESGLYDLVDAAEDVLAETEVMKDKAEMEEFFKELHDGEKATYGFEQTRRNLVMGSVDRLLISEDLRNDVVTYECPNGHEEREVIDRRKNTPSHECTECGETVSADEGEREDVIDHLIEIAEQRGTEAKFISTDFEKGEQLMTAFGGVAGILRYSTGV; this is encoded by the coding sequence ATGAGTCAGCAGGAGCAGTCGGACAAACAGAAGTACGAGTTCCGACGCGTCATCGAGGAACTCCAGGAGTACGAGGGATCAGGAACACAGCTCGTCAGCATCTACGTCCCCGAGGACCGGCAGATATCCGACGTCGCGGCCCACATCACCCAGGAGCACTCCGAGGCGTCGAACATCAAGTCGAAGCAGACCCGCACCGCCGTGCAGGACGCGCTCACCTCCCTGAAGGACCGGCTGAAGTACTACAAGACGCCCCCGGAGAACGGGATGGTGATGTTCTCTGGCGCCATCAACACCGGCGGCGGGCAGACGGACATGGTGACGAAGGTGCTGGAGTCGCCGCCCGACCCCGTCGAGTCGTTCCGCTACCACTGCGACTCGGCGTTCCTCACGGAGCCGCTCGAACACATGCTCGCGGACAAGGGGCTGTTCGGGCTCGTCGTCCTCGACCGCCGCGAGGCGAACGTCGGCTGGCTGAAGGGCAAGCGCGTCGAGCCGGTCAAGTCGGCCTCCTCGCTCGTCCCCGGCAAGCAGCGGAAGGGTGGCCAGTCCGCACAGCGGTTCGCCCGCCTGCGGCTGGAGGCCATCGACAACTTCTACCAGGAGGTCGCGGAGATGGCCGACGACCTGTTCGTCCCGAAGCGCCACGAGATGGACGGCGTCCTCGTGGGCGGCCCCTCGCCGACGAAGGACGAGTTCCTCGACGGCGACTACCTCCACCACGAGCTACAGGACATCGTCCTCGGGAAGTTCGACGTCTCCTACACCGACGAGTCGGGGCTCTACGACCTCGTCGACGCCGCGGAGGACGTGCTCGCCGAGACGGAGGTGATGAAGGACAAGGCCGAGATGGAGGAGTTCTTCAAGGAGCTCCACGACGGCGAGAAGGCCACCTACGGCTTCGAGCAGACCCGCCGCAACCTCGTCATGGGCTCGGTCGACCGCCTGCTCATCTCCGAGGACCTCCGCAACGACGTGGTCACCTACGAGTGTCCGAACGGCCACGAGGAGCGCGAGGTCATCGACCGCCGGAAGAACACCCCGAGCCACGAGTGTACGGAGTGCGGCGAGACGGTGTCGGCCGACGAGGGCGAGCGCGAGGACGTCATCGACCACCTCATCGAGATCGCCGAACAGCGCGGGACGGAGGCGAAGTTCATCTCCACGGACTTCGAGAAGGGCGAACAGCTGATGACCGCCTTCGGCGGCGTCGCCGGTATTCTGCGGTACTCCACGGGCGTCTAA
- a CDS encoding DUF6276 family protein, with product MDCEECGGPVVAYEVPESLREYVDREYAATCTRCLALSDASFGGEPDFSNVSDAFPEGEAGAALALALGLLDSLALNRGAIENLLEAVERGGADPLLVLDRLASQGNVRLHFDASRRRHQLEQLL from the coding sequence ATGGACTGCGAGGAGTGCGGCGGCCCCGTCGTCGCCTACGAGGTGCCCGAGTCGCTGCGCGAGTACGTCGACCGCGAGTACGCCGCGACCTGTACGCGGTGTCTCGCGCTCTCGGACGCGAGCTTCGGCGGCGAGCCGGACTTCTCGAACGTCTCCGACGCCTTCCCCGAGGGCGAGGCCGGCGCGGCGCTGGCGCTGGCGCTCGGGCTGTTGGACTCGCTCGCGCTGAACCGGGGCGCGATAGAGAACCTGCTCGAGGCGGTCGAGCGCGGCGGGGCCGACCCGCTGCTCGTCCTCGACCGGCTCGCCTCGCAGGGGAACGTCCGGCTCCACTTCGACGCGAGCCGGCGGCGACACCAGCTCGAACAGCTGCTGTGA
- the lrp gene encoding HTH-type transcriptional regulator Lrp, giving the protein MTYENLDQKLVNALLRDGRASLRSLAEQLGVSVTTVSNHISDLEEEGIITGYTPVVDYDKLGYDVTAVIQLKCEGSALPDITERLREHKQMVSVYEVTGDHDIIAIGKFTDTDHMNNQIKELLVDPDIKESNTSVVLNAVVENEQFELDVTE; this is encoded by the coding sequence ATGACGTACGAAAACCTGGACCAGAAGCTGGTGAACGCGCTGCTGCGCGACGGCCGCGCGTCGCTCCGCTCGCTCGCGGAACAGCTCGGCGTCTCCGTCACCACCGTCTCGAACCACATCTCCGACCTGGAGGAGGAGGGCATCATCACCGGCTACACGCCGGTCGTCGACTACGACAAGCTCGGCTACGACGTGACCGCCGTCATCCAGCTGAAGTGCGAGGGGTCGGCGCTGCCGGACATCACGGAGCGGCTGCGCGAGCACAAACAGATGGTGTCGGTGTACGAGGTGACCGGCGACCACGACATCATCGCCATCGGGAAGTTCACCGACACGGACCACATGAACAACCAGATCAAGGAACTGCTCGTGGACCCCGACATCAAGGAGTCGAACACGAGCGTCGTCCTCAACGCCGTCGTGGAGAACGAGCAGTTCGAGCTCGACGTGACGGAGTAG
- the glnA gene encoding type I glutamate--ammonia ligase gives MTAESAPDGGLSAEAQRVLDEIDDKDVEFLRLQFTDILGTVKNVSVPADQAEKAFTEGIYFDGSSIEGFVRIQESDMRLKPDPSTFAVLPWRDGHSARLICDVIDTSTGEPFEGDPRYVLKDALARAEEMGYTVNAAPEPEFFLFEEDEDGRATTKTNDAGGYFDLAPKDLASDVRRDIIFGLEEMGLDVEASHHEVAQGQHEINFEYADALTTADNVGTFRTVVRAIAAQHDLHATFMPKPIPRINGSGMHTHISLFEDGENAFHDEDDEFDLSETAHSFIAGVLEHAPALAAVTNPTVNSYKRLVPGYEAPVYVAWSDRNRSALIRKPAARVPAASRIEARFPDPSCNPYLAFAVLIHAGLDGIEQGLECPDPVRENIYEFDEEKREEYGIDTLPSNLGEAIDALEEDELVLDALGDHVGEKFIEAKTAEYDDYRVDVSQWELDRYLETF, from the coding sequence ATGACAGCGGAATCCGCCCCCGACGGGGGCCTTTCGGCGGAAGCACAGCGCGTCCTCGACGAGATAGACGACAAGGACGTGGAGTTCCTTCGGCTCCAGTTCACCGACATCCTCGGGACGGTCAAGAACGTCTCCGTGCCGGCCGACCAGGCCGAGAAGGCGTTCACCGAGGGCATCTACTTCGACGGCTCCTCCATCGAGGGGTTCGTCCGCATCCAGGAGTCGGACATGCGGCTCAAGCCCGACCCCTCGACGTTCGCCGTGCTGCCGTGGCGGGACGGCCACTCCGCGCGGCTCATCTGTGACGTCATCGACACCTCGACGGGCGAGCCGTTCGAGGGCGACCCGCGCTACGTCCTGAAGGACGCCCTGGCGCGCGCCGAGGAGATGGGCTACACCGTCAACGCCGCGCCCGAGCCGGAGTTCTTCCTCTTCGAGGAGGACGAGGACGGGCGCGCGACGACGAAGACGAACGACGCCGGCGGCTACTTCGACCTCGCGCCGAAGGACCTCGCGTCCGACGTCCGCCGCGACATCATCTTCGGGCTGGAGGAGATGGGCCTCGACGTCGAGGCGAGCCACCACGAGGTCGCACAGGGCCAACACGAGATCAACTTCGAGTACGCGGACGCGCTGACGACGGCCGACAACGTCGGCACGTTCCGCACCGTCGTGCGCGCCATCGCGGCCCAGCACGACCTCCACGCGACGTTCATGCCCAAGCCGATTCCGCGCATCAACGGCTCGGGGATGCACACCCACATCTCGCTGTTCGAGGACGGCGAGAACGCGTTCCACGACGAGGACGACGAGTTCGACCTCTCGGAGACGGCCCACAGCTTCATCGCTGGCGTTCTCGAGCACGCGCCCGCGCTCGCGGCCGTGACGAACCCGACGGTGAACAGCTACAAGCGGCTCGTCCCCGGCTACGAGGCGCCCGTCTACGTGGCGTGGTCCGACCGCAACCGCTCGGCGCTCATCCGCAAGCCGGCCGCGCGCGTCCCGGCCGCCTCCCGCATCGAGGCGCGCTTCCCGGACCCGTCGTGTAACCCGTACCTCGCGTTCGCGGTGCTCATCCACGCCGGCCTCGACGGCATCGAGCAGGGGCTGGAGTGCCCGGACCCGGTCCGCGAGAACATCTACGAGTTCGACGAGGAGAAGCGCGAGGAGTACGGCATCGACACCCTCCCGTCGAACCTCGGCGAGGCCATCGACGCGCTGGAGGAGGACGAGCTCGTGCTGGACGCGCTGGGCGACCACGTCGGCGAGAAGTTCATCGAGGCCAAGACGGCCGAGTACGACGACTACCGCGTCGACGTCTCCCAGTGGGAGCTCGACCGGTACCTGGAGACGTTCTGA
- a CDS encoding phosphatase PAP2 family protein has protein sequence MGHGLGVVESLSIPEPVVVFFALVTLLGGLPFYLLGLTAAYALGELVDGVTRERAAFVVAVALGALALTAGLKELLVHPRPPGAGVAPELAWLPTALVPLWERAATADGFTLPSGHATGSAAVYGAAALAFEVGRRRVRYAAAALVVVAVALSRVVIGVHYLTDVLVGVALGGGYLAVVWTLSGGERLRVKRALSLALLVAVLGAAFSFSFETITALGGALGGRLGWTLFGGRAPDPTRRTGAVAAVLAVVVAGGLVAASVAGEAPVVGFLAAGVAVVAVFAAPLAAARLVGRARKKGA, from the coding sequence ATGGGCCACGGCCTCGGCGTCGTCGAGTCGCTCTCGATACCCGAACCCGTCGTCGTGTTCTTCGCGCTCGTCACCCTGCTCGGCGGCCTCCCGTTCTACCTCCTCGGACTGACGGCCGCCTACGCGCTCGGCGAACTGGTGGACGGCGTCACCCGCGAACGGGCCGCGTTCGTCGTCGCCGTCGCGCTGGGCGCGCTGGCGCTCACGGCGGGGCTGAAGGAACTGCTCGTCCACCCGCGCCCGCCCGGCGCGGGGGTCGCGCCCGAACTCGCGTGGCTCCCGACCGCGCTCGTCCCGCTGTGGGAGCGGGCGGCGACCGCCGACGGCTTCACCCTCCCGTCGGGGCACGCGACCGGGAGCGCCGCCGTCTACGGCGCGGCCGCGCTCGCCTTCGAGGTCGGGCGACGACGCGTCCGCTACGCCGCCGCGGCGCTCGTCGTCGTCGCCGTCGCGCTCTCGCGGGTCGTCATCGGCGTCCACTACCTCACCGACGTGCTCGTCGGGGTCGCGCTCGGCGGCGGCTACCTCGCCGTCGTGTGGACGCTGTCGGGGGGCGAGCGCCTCCGGGTGAAGCGCGCGCTCTCGCTGGCGCTTCTGGTGGCCGTCCTCGGCGCGGCGTTCTCCTTCTCGTTCGAGACGATAACCGCGCTCGGCGGGGCGCTCGGCGGACGGCTCGGCTGGACGCTGTTCGGCGGCCGCGCCCCCGACCCGACCCGCCGGACGGGGGCCGTCGCGGCCGTGCTGGCGGTCGTCGTCGCCGGCGGCCTCGTGGCGGCGAGCGTCGCGGGCGAGGCGCCGGTCGTCGGCTTCCTCGCCGCCGGGGTCGCCGTCGTCGCGGTGTTCGCCGCGCCGCTCGCGGCCGCGCGGCTGGTCGGGCGGGCGCGAAAGAAAGGGGCGTGA
- a CDS encoding YihY/virulence factor BrkB family protein, producing the protein MSRVSGVVGVVRAVVAGIQSDRITFIAASLAYYAFISLLPLLLLAIVAVSVLGGPELAADLGAAAAGSFGEEAGAVVTAALVNATGRGGATLVGTVVLLWSGLKLFRGLDVAFSTVYGTAAEQTLFDQLRDGLVTLVGVGLGIGVTVALGVLTARFDLLAGGLDLAPLVGTVVSLGGLTLVFLPLYYVLPDRGGLTVREAVPGAVLAAVGWTALQTGFRVYAGIAGSYEAYGVLGAVLLLITFLYFGGLVLLVGVVLNAVLAGRVEAADLDAGSPVAAAADQRGLSPAGSIDGTDVDDDTEAELRELRRRIAEFEEDVEERTVRREELERDLKRYVRDRMRAGKATGWGPYLVLLYGTAMTLGAFSLLSDWAAVFAMLVIWLSTLGLYVLMLLVGAGVSAASLPGKLRDKAGDLRD; encoded by the coding sequence GTGAGTCGGGTATCAGGCGTCGTCGGGGTCGTCCGCGCGGTGGTCGCCGGCATCCAGTCGGACCGTATCACCTTCATCGCCGCGAGCCTCGCCTACTACGCGTTCATCTCGCTGCTGCCCCTCCTGCTGCTCGCCATCGTCGCGGTCAGCGTCCTCGGCGGCCCGGAACTCGCCGCCGACCTCGGCGCGGCCGCGGCGGGCTCGTTCGGCGAGGAGGCGGGGGCGGTCGTGACGGCCGCGCTCGTCAACGCGACCGGGCGCGGCGGCGCGACCCTCGTCGGCACCGTCGTGCTGCTGTGGTCCGGGCTGAAGCTGTTCCGCGGGCTCGACGTGGCCTTCTCGACCGTCTACGGCACCGCCGCCGAACAGACGCTGTTCGACCAGCTCCGCGACGGGCTGGTCACCCTCGTCGGCGTCGGGCTCGGTATCGGCGTCACCGTCGCGCTCGGCGTCCTCACGGCGCGGTTCGACCTCCTCGCCGGGGGCCTCGACCTCGCGCCGCTCGTCGGCACCGTCGTCTCGCTCGGGGGGCTGACGCTCGTCTTCCTCCCGCTCTACTACGTCCTCCCCGACCGCGGGGGGCTGACCGTCCGCGAGGCGGTCCCGGGCGCCGTCCTCGCCGCCGTGGGCTGGACCGCGCTCCAGACCGGCTTCCGCGTCTACGCCGGCATCGCCGGGAGCTACGAGGCGTACGGCGTCCTCGGGGCCGTCCTGCTGCTCATCACCTTCCTCTACTTCGGGGGACTCGTCCTGCTCGTCGGCGTCGTCCTCAACGCCGTGCTCGCCGGCCGGGTCGAGGCCGCCGATCTCGACGCCGGGTCGCCGGTCGCCGCGGCCGCGGACCAACGGGGCTTATCACCCGCCGGGTCCATCGACGGGACAGACGTGGACGACGACACGGAGGCGGAACTGCGGGAGCTCCGGCGGCGCATCGCCGAGTTCGAGGAGGACGTCGAGGAGCGAACCGTCCGCCGCGAGGAACTGGAGCGCGACCTGAAACGGTACGTCCGCGACCGGATGCGCGCCGGCAAGGCGACCGGCTGGGGACCGTACCTCGTCCTGCTGTACGGGACGGCGATGACGCTCGGCGCCTTCTCCCTCCTCTCGGACTGGGCCGCCGTGTTCGCGATGCTCGTCATCTGGCTCTCGACGCTCGGGCTCTACGTGTTGATGCTGCTCGTCGGCGCGGGCGTCTCGGCGGCCTCCCTCCCCGGAAAGCTCCGGGACAAGGCCGGCGACCTCCGCGACTGA
- a CDS encoding YihY/virulence factor BrkB family protein yields the protein MDLLRGTVAVARRAGVTTLAGSLAYFAFVSLVPLGVLVVLVVATVAGEPTGSRALAATTEALEPGVGTLIESTVRDARGRFGATLVGGALLVFGVGRLFHGLEGGFAAVYAERRERSAADALRDAAVVGAADVAALSAVALAAARLPFAVSEGWLAPVGTLALFCGLVVAVLPTFVVFPEPDVGVREALPGAALSALAWTLATVAVRWYAAAGGGWRYGALGVVLLALAWLYVGGLCVLVGAALNAVRGGHVSADDAWVADYL from the coding sequence GTGGACCTCCTGCGCGGGACCGTCGCCGTCGCCCGCCGTGCCGGCGTGACGACGCTCGCCGGGAGCCTCGCGTACTTCGCGTTCGTCTCGCTCGTCCCGCTGGGCGTGCTCGTCGTCCTCGTCGTCGCGACGGTGGCCGGCGAGCCGACCGGGAGCCGCGCGCTCGCGGCGACCACGGAGGCGCTCGAACCCGGCGTGGGAACGCTCATCGAATCGACCGTCCGGGACGCGCGCGGCCGCTTCGGCGCCACCCTCGTCGGCGGCGCCCTGCTCGTGTTCGGCGTCGGTCGGCTGTTCCACGGGCTCGAAGGAGGGTTCGCCGCGGTTTACGCCGAGCGCCGGGAGCGGTCGGCCGCGGACGCCCTCCGCGACGCCGCCGTCGTCGGGGCCGCAGACGTGGCCGCGCTGTCGGCCGTCGCGCTCGCCGCGGCGCGGCTCCCCTTCGCCGTCTCGGAGGGGTGGCTCGCCCCCGTCGGCACCCTCGCGCTGTTCTGCGGACTGGTCGTCGCCGTCCTCCCGACGTTCGTCGTCTTCCCGGAGCCCGACGTGGGCGTCCGCGAGGCGCTCCCCGGGGCGGCGCTGTCGGCGCTGGCGTGGACGCTCGCGACGGTGGCCGTGCGGTGGTACGCCGCCGCGGGCGGCGGGTGGCGCTACGGCGCGCTCGGGGTCGTCCTGCTTGCGCTGGCGTGGCTCTACGTCGGCGGCCTCTGTGTCCTCGTCGGGGCGGCGCTCAACGCCGTCCGCGGGGGCCACGTCTCCGCCGACGACGCGTGGGTCGCCGACTATTTGTAG
- a CDS encoding tRNA (guanine(26)-N(2))-dimethyltransferase, translated as MDVTEGGVTMTVPETRHGASEGAGDGVFFNPAQELNRDLTVAVLDAWAEAGYGDSGGDGPGTYLDAMCASGVRGVRAANAGWDATCTDIDSDAVDLAAENLDRNGLAGECVRANANAHLHTNYYDVVDLDPFGTAVPFLDAAFNGARELVCVTATDTAPLCGAHFESGVRKYGAVPRNTEFHAEMGVRVLLSACLRTAARYDVAATPVFTHATSHYVRTYLALDSGATRANERIDELGHVDWCRDCYWRDHARGLIADPTDECPNCGTDTVTAGPLYLGATHDRDFVAAVAERVTDAMGEAKKARRLCERLGEERHDPTHYDQHELYGNWGEPAVGMDEFLAALRDAGHPASRSHYGGTTFKTPASVAEIRDAVL; from the coding sequence ATGGACGTGACGGAGGGCGGCGTGACGATGACGGTCCCGGAGACCCGCCACGGGGCCAGCGAGGGCGCGGGCGACGGGGTCTTCTTCAACCCCGCACAGGAACTGAACCGCGACCTCACCGTCGCCGTCCTCGACGCGTGGGCCGAGGCGGGGTACGGGGATTCGGGCGGCGACGGCCCGGGCACCTACCTCGACGCGATGTGTGCCTCCGGCGTTCGGGGCGTCCGGGCGGCGAACGCCGGCTGGGACGCCACGTGTACGGACATCGACTCGGACGCGGTCGACCTCGCGGCCGAGAACCTCGACCGGAACGGCCTCGCGGGCGAGTGCGTGCGCGCGAACGCGAACGCACACCTGCACACGAACTACTACGACGTGGTGGACCTCGACCCGTTCGGCACCGCCGTCCCCTTCCTCGACGCGGCGTTCAACGGCGCGCGCGAACTCGTCTGTGTCACCGCCACCGACACCGCGCCGCTGTGTGGCGCCCACTTCGAGAGCGGCGTGCGAAAGTACGGCGCCGTCCCGCGGAACACGGAGTTCCACGCGGAGATGGGCGTTCGCGTCCTCCTCTCGGCGTGTCTCCGCACCGCGGCCCGGTACGACGTGGCCGCGACGCCCGTGTTCACCCACGCGACGAGCCACTACGTCCGCACCTACCTCGCGCTCGACTCGGGCGCGACGCGGGCGAACGAGCGCATCGACGAACTCGGCCACGTCGATTGGTGCCGCGACTGCTACTGGCGCGACCACGCGCGCGGCCTCATCGCGGACCCGACCGACGAGTGCCCGAACTGCGGGACCGACACCGTGACCGCCGGCCCCCTCTACCTCGGCGCGACCCACGACCGCGACTTCGTCGCCGCCGTCGCCGAGCGGGTCACCGACGCGATGGGCGAGGCGAAGAAGGCCCGGCGGCTCTGCGAGCGGCTGGGCGAGGAGCGCCACGACCCGACCCACTACGACCAGCACGAACTGTACGGCAACTGGGGCGAGCCCGCCGTCGGGATGGACGAGTTCCTCGCCGCGCTGCGCGACGCGGGCCATCCGGCCTCGCGGAGCCACTACGGCGGAACGACGTTCAAGACGCCGGCGTCGGTCGCCGAGATACGCGACGCCGTGTTATAA
- a CDS encoding dodecin family protein → MTAVKIIKVLGTSAESWEDAANEAVARANDTIDDIRGVEVEDWTAEVENGAVTEYKATVEVAFPVREGNP, encoded by the coding sequence ATGACGGCAGTGAAGATAATCAAGGTGCTCGGCACCTCGGCGGAGTCGTGGGAGGACGCGGCGAACGAGGCGGTCGCGCGCGCGAACGACACGATAGACGACATCCGCGGCGTCGAGGTCGAGGACTGGACCGCGGAGGTCGAGAACGGAGCGGTAACCGAGTACAAGGCGACCGTCGAGGTAGCCTTCCCCGTCCGCGAGGGGAACCCCTAG
- the hisH gene encoding imidazole glycerol phosphate synthase subunit HisH, whose protein sequence is MSVQTAAEVVLVDYGLGNLRSATRGLERAGASVEVTDDPDAFHAADGVVLPGVGAFAEGMENAEPIRDALVEYAASGRPLFGICLGMQMLLTSSEESDRAGQGDAEGLDLIPGRNVRFAEGRKVPHMGWNELAVERDHPVVEGVDGEHAYFVHSYYADPDDDGAVVATTDYGVDFPAVVANEAGNVFGTQFHPEKSGETGLRILRNFVDYCASR, encoded by the coding sequence ATGAGCGTCCAGACAGCCGCCGAGGTCGTCCTCGTCGACTACGGACTGGGGAACCTCCGCTCCGCGACGCGGGGGCTCGAACGGGCCGGCGCGAGCGTCGAGGTCACCGACGACCCCGACGCGTTCCACGCGGCCGACGGCGTCGTCCTGCCGGGCGTCGGCGCGTTCGCCGAGGGGATGGAGAACGCCGAGCCGATACGCGACGCGCTCGTCGAGTACGCCGCGTCGGGCCGCCCGCTGTTCGGCATCTGTCTCGGGATGCAGATGCTTCTCACCTCCAGCGAGGAGTCCGACCGCGCGGGACAGGGCGACGCCGAGGGGCTCGACCTGATTCCCGGCCGGAACGTCCGCTTCGCCGAGGGGCGGAAGGTCCCCCACATGGGCTGGAACGAACTCGCCGTCGAGCGCGACCACCCCGTCGTCGAGGGCGTCGACGGCGAACACGCCTACTTCGTCCACTCCTACTACGCGGACCCCGACGACGACGGCGCGGTGGTCGCCACGACCGACTACGGCGTCGACTTCCCGGCCGTCGTCGCCAACGAGGCCGGCAACGTCTTCGGAACGCAGTTCCACCCCGAGAAGTCCGGCGAGACGGGACTGCGCATCCTGCGGAACTTCGTCGACTACTGCGCGTCGCGGTAG